In a genomic window of Vigna angularis cultivar LongXiaoDou No.4 chromosome 6, ASM1680809v1, whole genome shotgun sequence:
- the LOC108321916 gene encoding uridine kinase-like protein 4 isoform X1, whose product MDAKSAVELMESSNEVHFSGFHMDGFEQRKDSIEQPTTSESDMYKQPFVIGVAGGAASGKTAVCDMIIQQLHDQRVVLVNQDSFYHSLSEEELTRVQDFNFDHPDAFDTEQLLCVMDKLKHGEAVDIPKYDFKTYKSDVLRRVNPSDVIILEGILAFHDPRVRELMNMKIFVDTDADVRLARRIRRDTNEKSRDIGAVLDQYSKFVKPAFDDFILPTKKYADIIIPRGGDNHVAIDLIVQHIRTKLGQHDLCKIYPNLYVIQSTFQIRGMHTLIRDSQTTKHDFIFYSDRLIRLVVEHGLGHLPFTEKQVVTPTGSVYTGVDFCKRLCGVSVIRSGESMENALRACCKGIKIGKILIHREGDNGQQLIYEKLPNDISDRHVLLLDPILGTGNSAVQAISLLIRKGVPESNIIFLNLISAPKGVHVVCKSFPRIKIVTSEIEIGLNEDFRVIPGMGEFGDRYFGTDDDDEQTVVSSQ is encoded by the exons ATGGATGCTAAGTCTGCTGTAGAATTAATGGAGTCTTCTAACGAGGTTCATTTTTCTGGATTTCACATGGATGGTTTTGAGCAAAGAAAGGACAGCATAGAACAACCAACAACCTCGGAATCTGACATGTATAAACAACCTTTTGTCATAG GTGTTGCTGGGGGTGCAGCATCTGGCAAGACAGCAGTTTGTGATATGATCATTCAACAGCTTCATGATCAACGAGTTGTACTTGTTAATCAG GATTCCTTTTACCATAGCTTGTCTGAGGAGGAACTTACACGAGTACAGGATTTCAACTTTGACCACCCTG ATGCTTTTGATACTGAGCAATTGCTGTGCGTTATGGACAAGTTGAAGCATGGTGAAGCAGTAGATATTCCGAAGTATGATTTTAAGACTTACAAGAGTGATGTGTTAAGAAGG GTGAACCCTTCGGATGTCATAATTTTAGAAGGCATCCTTGCTTTCCATGATCCACGTGTTCGGGAGTTGATGAATATGAAGATATTTGTTGACACAG ATGCTGATGTTCGATTGGCAAGAAGGATTAGGCGTGATACTAATGAAAAGAGTCGGGATATTGGAGCAGTTCTTGATCAG TATTCAAAATTTGTGAAGCCAGCTTTTGATGACTTTATTCTTCCAACAAAGAAGTATGCTGATATAATTATACCCCGTGGAGGAGATAATCATGTGGCCATTGATTTGATTGTACAGCATATTCGCACAAAGCTAGGTCAACATGACCTGTGTAAAATATATCCAAATTTATATGTCATTCAATCAACTTTTCAG ATACGGGGTATGCATACGCTGATACGTGattctcaaacaacaaagcatgattttatattttactctgATCGGTTGATTCGATTG GTTGTTGAACATGGTTTGGGGCATCTGCCATTTACAGAAAAACAAGTAGTCACTCCCACTG GTTCAGTATACACTGGTGTTGATTTTTGTAAAAGGCTGTGCGGTGTCTCTGTAATCAGAAG TGGGGAGAGCATGGAGAATGCTTTGAGGGCATGCTGCAAAGGTATCAAGATTGGTAAAATTCTAATTCACAGGGAAGGCGACAACGGTCAGCAG CTAATATATGAAAAGTTGCCTAATGATATCTCAGACAGGCATGTGTTACTGTTGGACCCTATACTTGGCACAG GTAATTCTGCTGTTCAAGCAATTTCTTTACTCATAAGAAAAGGTGTTCCTGAATCcaacattatatttcttaatcTCATATCT GCTCCTAAAGGTGTGCATGTTGTATGCAAAAGTTTTCCAAGAATAAAGATAGTAACATCTGAGATTGAAATCGGTTTGAATGAAGATTTCCGTGTCATACCTGGCATGGGGGAGTTTGGAGATAGGTACTTTGGaacagatgatgatgatgaacaaACGGTTGTTTCTTCACAGTAG
- the LOC108321916 gene encoding uridine kinase-like protein 4 isoform X2, translating into MIIQQLHDQRVVLVNQDSFYHSLSEEELTRVQDFNFDHPDAFDTEQLLCVMDKLKHGEAVDIPKYDFKTYKSDVLRRVNPSDVIILEGILAFHDPRVRELMNMKIFVDTDADVRLARRIRRDTNEKSRDIGAVLDQYSKFVKPAFDDFILPTKKYADIIIPRGGDNHVAIDLIVQHIRTKLGQHDLCKIYPNLYVIQSTFQIRGMHTLIRDSQTTKHDFIFYSDRLIRLVVEHGLGHLPFTEKQVVTPTGSVYTGVDFCKRLCGVSVIRSGESMENALRACCKGIKIGKILIHREGDNGQQLIYEKLPNDISDRHVLLLDPILGTGNSAVQAISLLIRKGVPESNIIFLNLISAPKGVHVVCKSFPRIKIVTSEIEIGLNEDFRVIPGMGEFGDRYFGTDDDDEQTVVSSQ; encoded by the exons ATGATCATTCAACAGCTTCATGATCAACGAGTTGTACTTGTTAATCAG GATTCCTTTTACCATAGCTTGTCTGAGGAGGAACTTACACGAGTACAGGATTTCAACTTTGACCACCCTG ATGCTTTTGATACTGAGCAATTGCTGTGCGTTATGGACAAGTTGAAGCATGGTGAAGCAGTAGATATTCCGAAGTATGATTTTAAGACTTACAAGAGTGATGTGTTAAGAAGG GTGAACCCTTCGGATGTCATAATTTTAGAAGGCATCCTTGCTTTCCATGATCCACGTGTTCGGGAGTTGATGAATATGAAGATATTTGTTGACACAG ATGCTGATGTTCGATTGGCAAGAAGGATTAGGCGTGATACTAATGAAAAGAGTCGGGATATTGGAGCAGTTCTTGATCAG TATTCAAAATTTGTGAAGCCAGCTTTTGATGACTTTATTCTTCCAACAAAGAAGTATGCTGATATAATTATACCCCGTGGAGGAGATAATCATGTGGCCATTGATTTGATTGTACAGCATATTCGCACAAAGCTAGGTCAACATGACCTGTGTAAAATATATCCAAATTTATATGTCATTCAATCAACTTTTCAG ATACGGGGTATGCATACGCTGATACGTGattctcaaacaacaaagcatgattttatattttactctgATCGGTTGATTCGATTG GTTGTTGAACATGGTTTGGGGCATCTGCCATTTACAGAAAAACAAGTAGTCACTCCCACTG GTTCAGTATACACTGGTGTTGATTTTTGTAAAAGGCTGTGCGGTGTCTCTGTAATCAGAAG TGGGGAGAGCATGGAGAATGCTTTGAGGGCATGCTGCAAAGGTATCAAGATTGGTAAAATTCTAATTCACAGGGAAGGCGACAACGGTCAGCAG CTAATATATGAAAAGTTGCCTAATGATATCTCAGACAGGCATGTGTTACTGTTGGACCCTATACTTGGCACAG GTAATTCTGCTGTTCAAGCAATTTCTTTACTCATAAGAAAAGGTGTTCCTGAATCcaacattatatttcttaatcTCATATCT GCTCCTAAAGGTGTGCATGTTGTATGCAAAAGTTTTCCAAGAATAAAGATAGTAACATCTGAGATTGAAATCGGTTTGAATGAAGATTTCCGTGTCATACCTGGCATGGGGGAGTTTGGAGATAGGTACTTTGGaacagatgatgatgatgaacaaACGGTTGTTTCTTCACAGTAG
- the LOC108321904 gene encoding uncharacterized protein LOC108321904 isoform X1 — MEESKKQRWQTIQEDEEDNAKWVTHYSSHHQILLVGEGDFSFSLSLAKSFGSAANIVASSLNPYDNVTKMYKQAKSNLEELHKLGAFLLHGVDATKMKLHPDLKMRRFDRVIFNFPHAGFHGREDSSSMIEMHKALVHGFFNNASRMLRANGEIHISHKTTEPFSYWDIENLAAQCFLTLIERADFKIEDYSGYNNKRGDAYRCDEPFPLGKCCTFKFVYIPEGKRSRIKRMMVPRHNRNLQIEEIEYAVEQLPTSAHLNYFPTASHFLKLKEETSFTGVHSSNMTEVHGRGFPPGGYSSLGMSRGPPRTFQPWPASANVRYSLTDHIRTMETVPEPLYTRRILQPMEESQSLQPGPTSPYIRYSLTDHIRTMETVPESLYTRRTLQPMEERQSLPPGPTSPYIRYSLTDHIRTMETVPESLYTRRTLQPIEERQSLPPEPTSAHIRYSLTDHIRTMETVPEPLYTRRTLQPMEERQSLPPEPTSAHIRYSLTDHIRTMETVPEPLYTRRTLQPMEEWQSLPPGPTSAHIRYSLTDHIRTMKTFPESLYARRTWQPMEPLQSLQPGPTSAKIRYFLTDHIRKMETVPEPLYTRRTVQPLQHFQSLLPGRTSTDVRFSLTDHGRTMEAIRVSPDARNEGYWVNGGR, encoded by the exons ATGGAGGAATCAAAGAAGCAACGATGGCAGACTATtcaagaagatgaagaagataatGCAAAATGGGTAACCCACTATTCCAGTCATCACCAAATATTGTTGGTGGGAGAGGGtgatttctctttctctctttccctCGCCAAATCTTTTGGCTCTGCTGCCAACATAGTCGCTTCCTCTCTCAACCCCTATG ATAATGTTACCAAGATGTACAAGCAGGCAAAGTCAAATTTAGAAGAATTGCACAAGCTGGGAGCATTCTTATTACATGGAGTTGATGCAACCAAAATGAAGCTTCATCCAGATTTAAAAATGCGAAGGTTTGATCGAGTCATATTCAACTTTCCTCACGCTGGCTTTCATGGGAGGGAAGATAGCTCGTCGATGATTGA GATGCATAAAGCCCTTGTGCATGGATTCTTCAACAATGCTAGTCGCATGCTTCGAGCCAATGGTGAAATACATATCAGTCATAAAACTACAGAACCTTTTAGCTACTGGGACATTGAGAATCTTGCTGCACAATGCTTTTTGACGTTGATTGAGCGTGCTGACTTCAAGATAGAAGATTATTCTGGTTACAATAATAAGAGAGGTGATGCCTATAGATGTGATGAACCCTTTCCACTTGGTAAGTGCTGCACGTTCAAGTTTGTCTACATCCCTGAGGGAAAGCGTTCGAGGATAAAACGAATGATGGTTCCTAGACACAACAGAAATCTCCAAATTGAAGAGATTGAGTATGCTGTGGAGCAATTACCAACTTCAGCTCATCTCAATTATTTCCCTACAGCAAGTCACTTTCTAAAACTGAAAGAAGAGACATCATTCACTGGGGTTCACTCAAGTAACATGACAGAAGTGCATGGAAGAGGTTTTCCTCCTGGTGGTTATTCTTCTCTTGGTATGAGTCGAGGCCCTCCAAGAACATTTCAACCATGGCCAGCATCTGCTAATGTCAGATACTCTCTGACAGATCATATTAGAACAATGGAAACTGTTCCCGAACCACTGTATACTCGAAGAATATTGCAACCAATGGAGGAATCGCAATCTCTTCAACCAGGGCCAACATCTCCTTATATCAGATACTCTTTGACAGATCATATTAGAACAATGGAAACTGTTCCAGAATCACTGTATACTCGAAGAACATTGCAACCAATGGAGGAACGGCAATCTCTGCCACCAGGGCCAACATCTCCTTATATCAGATACTCTTTGACAGATCATATTAGAACAATGGAAACTGTTCCAGAATCACTGTATACTCGAAGAACATTGCAACCAATAGAGGAACGGCAATCTCTGCCACCAGAGCCGACATCTGCTCATATCAGATACTCTCTGACAGATCACATTAGAACAATGGAAACTGTTCCAGAACCATTGTATACTCGAAGAACATTGCAACCAATGGAGGAACGGCAATCTCTGCCACCAGAGCCGACATCTGCTCATATCAGATACTCTCTGACAGATCACATTAGAACAATGGAAACTGTTCCAGAACCATTGTATACTCGAAGAACATTGCAACCAATGGAGGAATGGCAATCTCTGCCTCCAGGGCCAACATCTGCTCATATCAGATACTCTTTGACAGATCACATTAGAACAATGAAAACTTTTCCAGAATCACTGTATGCTCGAAGAACATGGCAACCAATGGAGCCATTGCAATCTTTGCAACCAGGGCCAACATCTGCTAAAATCAGATACTTTCTGACAGATCATATTAGAAAAATGGAAACTGTTCCCGAGCCACTGTATACTCGAAGAACAGTGCAACCACTGCAGCACTTTCAATCTTTGCTGCCAGGGCGAACATCAACCGATGTCAGATTCTCTCTGACAGATCATGGTAGAACAATGGAGGCTATTCGTGTATCACCTGATGCTAGAAATGAAGGGTACTGGGTTAATGGTGGCAGGTGA
- the LOC108321904 gene encoding uncharacterized protein LOC108321904 isoform X2: MAKSNLEELHKLGAFLLHGVDATKMKLHPDLKMRRFDRVIFNFPHAGFHGREDSSSMIEMHKALVHGFFNNASRMLRANGEIHISHKTTEPFSYWDIENLAAQCFLTLIERADFKIEDYSGYNNKRGDAYRCDEPFPLGKCCTFKFVYIPEGKRSRIKRMMVPRHNRNLQIEEIEYAVEQLPTSAHLNYFPTASHFLKLKEETSFTGVHSSNMTEVHGRGFPPGGYSSLGMSRGPPRTFQPWPASANVRYSLTDHIRTMETVPEPLYTRRILQPMEESQSLQPGPTSPYIRYSLTDHIRTMETVPESLYTRRTLQPMEERQSLPPGPTSPYIRYSLTDHIRTMETVPESLYTRRTLQPIEERQSLPPEPTSAHIRYSLTDHIRTMETVPEPLYTRRTLQPMEERQSLPPEPTSAHIRYSLTDHIRTMETVPEPLYTRRTLQPMEEWQSLPPGPTSAHIRYSLTDHIRTMKTFPESLYARRTWQPMEPLQSLQPGPTSAKIRYFLTDHIRKMETVPEPLYTRRTVQPLQHFQSLLPGRTSTDVRFSLTDHGRTMEAIRVSPDARNEGYWVNGGR; the protein is encoded by the exons ATG GCAAAGTCAAATTTAGAAGAATTGCACAAGCTGGGAGCATTCTTATTACATGGAGTTGATGCAACCAAAATGAAGCTTCATCCAGATTTAAAAATGCGAAGGTTTGATCGAGTCATATTCAACTTTCCTCACGCTGGCTTTCATGGGAGGGAAGATAGCTCGTCGATGATTGA GATGCATAAAGCCCTTGTGCATGGATTCTTCAACAATGCTAGTCGCATGCTTCGAGCCAATGGTGAAATACATATCAGTCATAAAACTACAGAACCTTTTAGCTACTGGGACATTGAGAATCTTGCTGCACAATGCTTTTTGACGTTGATTGAGCGTGCTGACTTCAAGATAGAAGATTATTCTGGTTACAATAATAAGAGAGGTGATGCCTATAGATGTGATGAACCCTTTCCACTTGGTAAGTGCTGCACGTTCAAGTTTGTCTACATCCCTGAGGGAAAGCGTTCGAGGATAAAACGAATGATGGTTCCTAGACACAACAGAAATCTCCAAATTGAAGAGATTGAGTATGCTGTGGAGCAATTACCAACTTCAGCTCATCTCAATTATTTCCCTACAGCAAGTCACTTTCTAAAACTGAAAGAAGAGACATCATTCACTGGGGTTCACTCAAGTAACATGACAGAAGTGCATGGAAGAGGTTTTCCTCCTGGTGGTTATTCTTCTCTTGGTATGAGTCGAGGCCCTCCAAGAACATTTCAACCATGGCCAGCATCTGCTAATGTCAGATACTCTCTGACAGATCATATTAGAACAATGGAAACTGTTCCCGAACCACTGTATACTCGAAGAATATTGCAACCAATGGAGGAATCGCAATCTCTTCAACCAGGGCCAACATCTCCTTATATCAGATACTCTTTGACAGATCATATTAGAACAATGGAAACTGTTCCAGAATCACTGTATACTCGAAGAACATTGCAACCAATGGAGGAACGGCAATCTCTGCCACCAGGGCCAACATCTCCTTATATCAGATACTCTTTGACAGATCATATTAGAACAATGGAAACTGTTCCAGAATCACTGTATACTCGAAGAACATTGCAACCAATAGAGGAACGGCAATCTCTGCCACCAGAGCCGACATCTGCTCATATCAGATACTCTCTGACAGATCACATTAGAACAATGGAAACTGTTCCAGAACCATTGTATACTCGAAGAACATTGCAACCAATGGAGGAACGGCAATCTCTGCCACCAGAGCCGACATCTGCTCATATCAGATACTCTCTGACAGATCACATTAGAACAATGGAAACTGTTCCAGAACCATTGTATACTCGAAGAACATTGCAACCAATGGAGGAATGGCAATCTCTGCCTCCAGGGCCAACATCTGCTCATATCAGATACTCTTTGACAGATCACATTAGAACAATGAAAACTTTTCCAGAATCACTGTATGCTCGAAGAACATGGCAACCAATGGAGCCATTGCAATCTTTGCAACCAGGGCCAACATCTGCTAAAATCAGATACTTTCTGACAGATCATATTAGAAAAATGGAAACTGTTCCCGAGCCACTGTATACTCGAAGAACAGTGCAACCACTGCAGCACTTTCAATCTTTGCTGCCAGGGCGAACATCAACCGATGTCAGATTCTCTCTGACAGATCATGGTAGAACAATGGAGGCTATTCGTGTATCACCTGATGCTAGAAATGAAGGGTACTGGGTTAATGGTGGCAGGTGA
- the LOC108321913 gene encoding uncharacterized protein At1g08160, which produces MLALPPPPPPPPLATRKQTKQVSPDQIVISKHPIKQHSQEPEAPNYVAPKSIRPPPPPLRQPPFQRTNPIIWFAAVLCLIFSLVLIFFGVATLIIFLGIRPRNPTFDIPNANLNSVYFDSPEYFNGDFTLLANITNPNRKIDVRFESLDIELFFSDRIISTQSIQPFTQRRRESRLESLHFISSLVFLPKDLGVNLKGQVQGNMVKYNVRGTFKVRVTIGLFHLSYWLHSRCQIEMTAPPTGVLVARKCITKK; this is translated from the coding sequence ATGCTTGCccttccaccaccacctcctccaCCACCCCTAGCCACAAGAAAACAAACCAAGCAAGTGTCTCCTGATCAAATTGTCATATCAAAACACCCCATCAAACAACATTCTCAGGAACCCGAAGCACCAAATTATGTTGCACCAAAGTCAATTaggccaccaccaccaccactaaGGCAGCCTCCATTTCAAAGGACCAATCCCATCATATGGTTTGCTGCAGTGTTGTGTCTCATATTCAGCCTTGTGCTTATCTTCTTTGGAGTTGCAACTTTGATAATCTTCCTAGGCATCAGACCAAGGAACCCCACTTTTGACATCCCCAATGCAAACCTTAATTCAGTGTACTTTGACTCACCAGAATACTTCAATGGTGACTTCACCCTCCTTGCAAACATCACCAACCCCAACAGGAAGATTGATGTGAGGTTTGAGTCTTTGGATATTGAACTTTTCTTCTCAGACAGGATCATATCAACACAGTCCATTCAGCCCTTTACTCAGAGGAGAAGAGAGAGCAGGTTGGAATCACTGCACTTCATATCCAGCTTGGTGTTTTTGCCTAAGGATCTTGGTGTGAACCTTAAAGGACAGGTGCAAGGTAACATGGTCAAGTACAATGTGAGAGGAACCTTTAAAGTGAGAGTAACTATCGGGTTATTCCACTTGTCTTACTGGTTGCATAGCAGATGCCAGATAGAGATGACTGCTCCACCAACTGGTGTCTTGGTGGCTAGGAAGTGCATCACCAAGAAATGA